The Bacteroidales bacterium nucleotide sequence TTAAAAGAAGAAATTGAGCGGTTGCGTAAATACATAAGTTTACCAGGATACGAAAAACGCGCATTGATTGAAATCTATTCAAAATTTGCAGAACGAAGCTTGAGTCCTATTCTTTTAAGTGATGAGCATGAGAATATTATTTATGCCAACGAAGCTTTTTGTAAATTATTGAATGTTACCAAAGAAGAAGTTAATGGTAAAAACCTTCGTAAATTTACCGACCGTGAAGAGTTTTCTACGTATCAGGTTAATACAGAATTGCGGAAAAAGGGCATTGCAAGCCTTTATGAAAGTATTTTGATTGATAACAACGACACAAAAATACCGGTTCAGATTTCGGCATCGCCTCTTTTAAGCGATGAAGGCAAATTAATATGTATTTTTGGCGTTATAACCGATTTAAGACCTTTTGTTAAGAATTGGCAAGAAGTAAAAAAACTTAATTTATAACCATGCTTTGTAATAAATGTTTAAGTTTTATTTTATTTTTTTCGATATACATGGGTTATGCTCAAAAATATGCTATTGTAATTCATGGTGGGGCGGGCAATATTACTCCTACTAACCTTAAAAATCAAAAAAAATATGCCGATGCGTTGGATTCAGCATTAAATATTGGTGTTACTATTTTGAAAAAAGGGGGCAATAGTGTCGATGCTGTAGAACAAGTTGTACGTTATTTCGAAGATAATCCATTATTTAATGCTGGTAAAGGAGCTGTTTTAACACAAGAAGGTAAAGCCGAACTCGATGCATCCATTATGGATGGGAAAACTGGATTAGCAGGTGCTGTGGCAGGAGTTACAAATATTAAAAACCCAATATCGGCGGCTCGTAAAGTAATGGAGAAAACTCCTCATGTAATGTTAATAGGTAATGGTGCCTCGGCTTTTGCCAAAGAACAGCAAATAGAAATTGTGCCAAACGAATATTTTATTACACCCGAAACCAAAGAAAGGTACAAAAAAGCAAAAGCATTGGATAAACATGGTACGGTTGGTTGTGTTGCTTTAGATATGTTCGGAAATTTAGCAGCAGCGACCTCAACCGGTGGTATGATGCTCAAAAAGTATGGCAGAGTAGGCGATTCGCCTATTATTGGTGCAGGTACTTATGCCAACAATCAGACTTGTGCCGTTTCGTGTACCGGACATGGCGAATACTTTATTCGCAATGCCGTTGCTTTTCATGTACATGCACTCATGCTTTATAAAAAGTTAACGCTTATGCAGTCGCTGCAATATGTGGTCGATTCTGTACTGACGCCACAAGGTGGCACGGGGGGAATCATCGCACTTGACCGAAAAGGGAATTGGGCTTGGTATTTTAATACTCCCGGTATGTTTCGAGCTTCTATGGATACTTCTGGTAAGAAAACCATTGAATTTTTTTCTAAATGAAGCAATTACCAAATAAAAAATCAGCCTTTAATCCTAAACTCAAACAACAAAACGTTTTAAAAGGATGGCATAAGTTACTATTTTTAAGCCCTATTTTGCTTATTTTATTTATTTATAAAGGTTACGATTACTATATCGATTATAAGTTAAAATACAATGGTGTTAATACGTGGGCAAAAGTTACACGCATTAGTTTATCGGGCATTCGCGATGAATTCGAAAATAATAACATTGAGTTTACTTATAGGATTAATGATTCTACCTATTTTGGCTATACCATGCAAACCACCAATCATCGTTATGTTATTAGCGACCTCGATATACCCATTTTCCCCGGTCAGGAATATCAATTGACTTATGTAAAAGATAATCCATCTATCTGTCAAATCAACTTTTCAAAACCAAATGTTAAGACGGTTTTAATGTATTTGAACGATATTTCAAAAATTATCCGGCATATAGAACATTGCGATTCATTACAAAGTTGGTGCATAGCATATTCTGTTTTTAAGCAACACCAATTTGAAGGCTTAGCTCAACTTTATTTTTACGATGAATATACAGTCGAAAATTTTAAACATAATAAAGATACCTTTACAAAATTTTGGCAATCGTCAGATATTAAGGCTATTAAAAATAAATGTTTAGTTAAAGAATAATATACTATTTTTATAGTATTACCGTTTTATATATATTAAACATATTAAATAATTAAAATATGAAAACAAAATTTTTTTTATTATTAGTTTTAATTACTTTAATGGCATGTAAGAACGAAAAAGAACTTATATCTAATGTTTCGTCAGCCGATATGTTGATTAAAAATAAAATTTGGTATGTCTATCCAGATACAAGCGATTATGGGAAATATTCATTAATAAAAGTTAAAGATAATCGCATTTTGTATAATTTGAATGGTATGAGTGCATACGAATATAAAATTATGGGCGATTCTATTTTTCTTGAGTTGTTACCCAATGAATTTTCAAAGTTTTATAAATTTAAAATTGAATTTATTTCTAACGATTCTATGGTGTGGAAAAGTACAAAACATATTATTTGTATGAGACTTGTTCAAGAATATGAAAAGATAATAGGAAATTGGAATATAATAGCAAAAAACGACGTTTACTACGATGTGAATAATGATACATCAAAGATTTATTATGTATTTAACAAAGATAAAACATATAGGATAGATAAAAATAGATTTTTTAATTTATATGAAAAAGGTACCTATAGAGTATTGGATGATAAAATTGTTTTAAAATCGGGCAATAAAGAAACTACTGTAAATTATTATTTTAAGAATAATTTTTTGATTTTAATCGTTAATGGGGAAAAATTACAATTTAATCGTATGTCGGTAGGCGGAGAGCTTTTTTGAAGTTTATTCTCCTATATAAAAAAATCTATTAACAAAAGAATTATAAATTTTTGAACACAAGCATATATTTTCAAAATAAGCTGTAATTTTGAAAAAAAAATGCCTATAAAAGTCTTATCGGCCTCTGCAGGAAGCGGTAAAACCTATAATCTGTCGCTATTTTACATAAAGCTTGCGATGGAAAAGCCAGATAATTATCAAAAAATACTGGCCATCACTTTTACCAACGCGGCTGTAAATGAAATGAAAAATCGAATTTTAAATCGCTTATTCGATTTAGCCAATGGAAAGGGTGTGGACGAATTTAGAGTATTTGCCGATATTTCTCCAAACACATTAACTAATAATGATATAATAAATCGTGCAAGTGATGTACTTAATCGCATGATTCATGACTATTACCATTTTTCGGTTTCGACTATCGATAGCTTTTTGCAACGTTTATTTAAAGGTGCTTTATACGAAATCGGAATACGTTCAAATTACGAATTAGTTGTTAATAATAACGATGTAATTGAACAGGCAATCGACGACTTTATTGCCAATTTGGATGAACAATCAAAAATATTCGACTGGCTAAAGCATTTTATTCAACAATTTGTAAACGATAATACGACCTTTGATACCCGAACACAACTTACGCAACTTTCGAATGAGATAAACAAAGAGTTTTTTTACCCATACGAAGAATTGTTTACCTCTTTAGAATCATCCGATTTTGAATCACTTAAGCATATACTAACACAAAAACAAGAACATTTTATACAGCAATGTAGTAACATTCATAAGCAGTTTATTGCTCTTTGTAATCAAGCAAAATTAAAAGAGGAAGATTTTTATCAAAAAAATAAAGGACCTGCAGGTTTTTTAGGAAGCAAATTGAGTTCATTTATTAGTCGAAAATCAACGCTTGCTGTATTTAATATAAAAAGCACTTATTTAAAAGAGGCTTTAGAAAATAAAAAATGGATAAATAAAGACTTATTAGCTCAGTTTTTACCTTATGCCGATAAATTTCAGTTATTACTTGAAACATTTATTCAATTGATAAAAAATGAGGGCAAAGAATATGAAGATGCCCGAATTATTACGAAACAACTTCATAATATAACTTTGCTAAATCAGGTTTTACATCATTTACGCGAATACAAAAAAACAAATAATATTGTTTTTTTATCGGATATTGGTAAGCTTTTGCAGCAATTTGTTAAAAAGAATTATTGGTTTATATACGAAAAATTAGGTGTGCGGTACGAATATTTTTTGATAGATGAGTTTCAAGATACATCGAATGTACAGTATAATGTTTTAAAACCTTTGATTGAAAATAGTATAGCCGATAAAGAAAGCGATAGCGTTTTAATAGTTGGCGATGTAAAACAAGCTATATATAGATGGCGTAATGGCGATTGGACTTTAATGCAAGAAACGATATTAAAAGATTTTAACCATAGAGTTGAAAAAAAATCATTAAAAACTAACTGGCGATCCTATCCTTATGTAGTTTCTTTTAACAATGCTATTTTTGACCTATTGGTCCATTTTCCTGAATTATTTAAATCAAAAGATATTGATAATAGCTCGATATTGAATTTGAGTAATAGTATTTATAGCGATGCTTATCAAGAAATATCATACACAAAATTAGAAAGTGATTTTAAAGGCTTTGTGAGGTTATATTTAACAAAAGAAATGAAAAAAGATGAGACCGATAATGACGATGAAAATATAGAAAATGATGATACAGAAAAAAATATAGATCAATGGCTTTTAAACGAAGTAAATAATTTGTGGCAGTATGGCTACAAAAATATTGGAATATTAGTTCGTAATAATAAAGAGGCGTCAAAAATATTTTCATTTTTAATGAATGAATTGAAAATAGACGACCCCGAATTTAAGATAATTTCAAAAGAAAGCATTACTTATTCTAATTCGAATGCTGTATTGTTTATTATCTTTTTTTTACATAGTCAGCAAACACATGCTAGCCTAGCAGAATATTTTGTT carries:
- a CDS encoding PAS domain-containing protein; translation: MENQINDLIYENKRLKEEIERLRKYISLPGYEKRALIEIYSKFAERSLSPILLSDEHENIIYANEAFCKLLNVTKEEVNGKNLRKFTDREEFSTYQVNTELRKKGIASLYESILIDNNDTKIPVQISASPLLSDEGKLICIFGVITDLRPFVKNWQEVKKLNL
- a CDS encoding isoaspartyl peptidase/L-asparaginase produces the protein MLCNKCLSFILFFSIYMGYAQKYAIVIHGGAGNITPTNLKNQKKYADALDSALNIGVTILKKGGNSVDAVEQVVRYFEDNPLFNAGKGAVLTQEGKAELDASIMDGKTGLAGAVAGVTNIKNPISAARKVMEKTPHVMLIGNGASAFAKEQQIEIVPNEYFITPETKERYKKAKALDKHGTVGCVALDMFGNLAAATSTGGMMLKKYGRVGDSPIIGAGTYANNQTCAVSCTGHGEYFIRNAVAFHVHALMLYKKLTLMQSLQYVVDSVLTPQGGTGGIIALDRKGNWAWYFNTPGMFRASMDTSGKKTIEFFSK
- a CDS encoding UvrD-helicase domain-containing protein — protein: MPIKVLSASAGSGKTYNLSLFYIKLAMEKPDNYQKILAITFTNAAVNEMKNRILNRLFDLANGKGVDEFRVFADISPNTLTNNDIINRASDVLNRMIHDYYHFSVSTIDSFLQRLFKGALYEIGIRSNYELVVNNNDVIEQAIDDFIANLDEQSKIFDWLKHFIQQFVNDNTTFDTRTQLTQLSNEINKEFFYPYEELFTSLESSDFESLKHILTQKQEHFIQQCSNIHKQFIALCNQAKLKEEDFYQKNKGPAGFLGSKLSSFISRKSTLAVFNIKSTYLKEALENKKWINKDLLAQFLPYADKFQLLLETFIQLIKNEGKEYEDARIITKQLHNITLLNQVLHHLREYKKTNNIVFLSDIGKLLQQFVKKNYWFIYEKLGVRYEYFLIDEFQDTSNVQYNVLKPLIENSIADKESDSVLIVGDVKQAIYRWRNGDWTLMQETILKDFNHRVEKKSLKTNWRSYPYVVSFNNAIFDLLVHFPELFKSKDIDNSSILNLSNSIYSDAYQEISYTKLESDFKGFVRLYLTKEMKKDETDNDDENIENDDTEKNIDQWLLNEVNNLWQYGYKNIGILVRNNKEASKIFSFLMNELKIDDPEFKIISKESITYSNSNAVLFIIFFLHSQQTHASLAEYFVQYFFAKLNINEPYYEWQEKYTNNLDYFSKNLYSKAEFLVNLIYSHISAREKVFCLHFLQLLKKYIELTPSNEAVFIHWFLKNGLNESIKISGENIGVHIVTIHKSKGLEYDAVIIPFVNWTKKSNSNYIWLNMPHWLNKQTNVPALLVKENKELLTSSFASAYQLECDKNKIDDLNLLYVAFTRAKKVLIVNILNRQIGKEFINLLDKTTHIKLLGEERTLESYIVKENEKIRIYEFGQWTANNEIYPEKQSNSYQIKSVETQNKLQFVVKNNNELSSNKQIARGILIHSIMEQINSLNDWREKALKIMIMNNICEDEQNEILATIEKLWKNIPELATWYSQATQIWSERKIFYRKQLFRPDKIFYLKNHIILVDFKTGDTLVEHYFPQLYAYKKMLHEMNYTQVDAYIVQIEKQKLIYVE